The following is a genomic window from Gemmatimonadota bacterium.
CTCACGGTGGTGGGCATCATCCGTACCATCTCCGGGGTCGGTTTCGCCACCTTTTTCGTGTTGCTGCTCAAGGACCGGGGCCTTACCCTGCAGCAGGGGGGCGACCTGCTCTTCGTATTCCAGGGCGGCGCGGTGATCGGTGGGTTCGTCGGCGGCTGGCTTTCGGACCGGCTGGGACGGAGCCGCGTGATCTGGTCCACGATCCTGCTTTCCACCCCCTTTCTGTTCCTTTCGCTCTACGACACCGGTCCGCTGCTCCCGGTCTGGCTGTTTCTTGCCGGCTTCATGAACATGGCGTCCAATTCTGTTTCCGTCGCCATGGCCCAGGAGCTCGTCCCGGACAGCGCGGGAACGGCCTCCAGCTTCCCCATGGGCTTCAGCTGGGGCGCGGCGGGTGGCGCGCTGATCGTCTTCGGCGGTGTCGCGGACCGCATCGGCGTGGTGGCGACCCTTGAAGTGCTGGCACTGATCCCGCTGGCCGCCGTGGCGCTGGCCCTGATGTTGCCGCGGGACCGCGAATTCCGAAGGGCCGCTACCCGCGTGCGCAAGGCGGCCGCGGCCGTAGAGGAAGTGACCTGATCCCTGCGGGATCCCAAGATTTCAAGGAGGGTCTTCATGTCTGACCGTGTCGTGCGCCTGACCGGACTCTCAGCGCTGGACGATGTCATCGCCTCGTCGTCGGAACGTCCCGTTTTCGTCTACAAGCACAGTACGGTGTGCCCGGTGAGCGCCCGGGCCGCCGATCAATACCACGATTTCGCGGACGATTTCGAGAACGTGGACGAGGACATGGACACGGACCCGTCCACGCCGCTGTTCACCCAGGTCATGGTCATCGAGAACCGGGATCTCTCCAATGAGATCGAATCCCGCCTGGGCATCACGCACGAGTCGCCGCAGCTGCTGCTGCTCCGGGACGGGAAAGTGACCTGGCACGCTTCCCATTTTTCCATCACGGGCAAGGACATAAAGAACGCACTGGAGGACTGAGCATTGTCGAGACACGCAGTCATCGTGGGCGCGGGGGTGACCGGCCTCAGCACGGCCTATCATCTCGCCCTCAAGTCGTATGGAAGCATCACGGTCGTCGAAAAGGGACGCGTGGGAGATGGCGCCAGCAGCCGGGCCGCCGGGATCATTACGGGACTGCTTTGGTCGGAAACCGGCATCCTGGCCCGCAAGATCAGCCTGACCCGGTTCAGGGAAATGTCCGGGGAACTGGATGGCTACCGGTACCAGGATGTGGGGTGTCTGAACCTGTTCGACGCGGCGAGCTGGCCGGAAAGGGAACGGCTGTTGCCCCTGTACGACCGCCTGGGTGTGGAATACACCATCATGGACCGTACCGAGATGGCCGCGGCCTGGCCGGACCTGGCACTGACCGGTGAACCGGTCGGGCTATTCGATCCCCTGGGCGGCTACAGCGAGCCGGATCACTACCTCCCGGCCCTGGCGGACGGTTGCCGTGCCCTGGGCGTGGAGATCAGGGAGGGATGCATGGTCTCCGACTTCATCGTGGATGGGGGACGCATGGCAGGCGTTGTCATCGATGGAAAGCGCATCGAAGCCAATGCCGTGGTGAGTACCGTTCACGTATGGACCCTGAAGGTACTGGAAACCATCGGGGTGCAGCTGCCCCTGAAGTCCTTCGTGCACCAGCGTTACGTCACGGCGCCGCTGCCCGCCCCGGTCCGGATCCCGGCGGTCAATGCCAATCCCTACGGGGGATACCTTCGGCCGCATTACGGGCAGCGCTTGCTTGCGGGCATCGAGAACCCCGAGGCGCCTGAGTTTCACGTGCCCGGCCGCGATTTCCTGATGTCGACGATTACCCCGCCGCATGGGCTCGACGAGGCCGCGCGGGAAAACCTGCTCCCGCTGGTCCCCGTGGCCGGGTGGACAGACCGGACGGGTCAGACGGACCGCGCCAACCATACCGGCCATACCGGCTGGGAAATCGAGAAGGCGGGCCTGCTGTCCTTCTCCGCGGACGGCGAACCGGTCCTCGGACCCGTGGAGCGTTTTCCGGGGCTGTACGTGGGCGTCGCCTTTCATTCCGGTGGCTTCGCCTACAACCCGGCGTCCGGGGAATTGCTGGCAGGATGCGTCGCGGACGGGCGGCCCGAAATCGATATCGGGGACTTCTCGCCGAGTCGGTTCGATCCCCAGGAGACGGAGGCCTACAACCGGAACCGGATCACACACGGCGAATACAGCCTGCCGGGGCAATCCCGTAGGCATTGAAGAGTGTTGTTTTAACTCCTAAGGACTTTCTCCACCAGTTTATTTCCACTACTAATGTATCTTGATTTGTTGGGTTGAAAGAAATAATCGTGGAAAGAAGTGCAAGCATTCCTTTAAATACAAAAAAGTTGACACAACGAAATGTTTAGCGTCTATTTTGTGCCTTAGGGGTTTTTAAACAAACGGAGAAGGAGCAGAAAATGGCATTTAACATTAAAGAAGAAGCTATGGAGTTACTTCTAAAAGCTCACAACACTAAAGAAGGATATATCAGTCTTCAATATGATCAATTTGGCAGTCAGTATGTTCGTATTGGAGACTGGCATTCTTCCGCTTTGATTGGTAGGTGGAAGAAACAGTTTGAAGCTATAGTATCTTATCTCCTTAATGAAGGGTATATAGAACCAAGTGGATCGAGCTATGAATTGACTCTAAGAGGTTGGGATACAGGCGACGAATTGAAAGGAGAGGTTATAACGTGAAGCGTTGCCTAGATTGCCACTTTCTAAGTAAGTACCATATCGATATTGAGGGTATCAGACGCCATTTTTGTTGGACTGAAGACGAACGTGTTGAAAAGAAAATACCTGAACAGTATTTACCTTGTTGTTTTAAAGGCGTATGGAATGCAGGCGAAGACAGATCTTTTTTAGCACCCGCAAAGTTTCAGGAGACTTTA
Proteins encoded in this region:
- the ytxJ gene encoding bacillithiol system redox-active protein YtxJ, with translation MSDRVVRLTGLSALDDVIASSSERPVFVYKHSTVCPVSARAADQYHDFADDFENVDEDMDTDPSTPLFTQVMVIENRDLSNEIESRLGITHESPQLLLLRDGKVTWHASHFSITGKDIKNALED
- a CDS encoding FAD-binding oxidoreductase is translated as MSRHAVIVGAGVTGLSTAYHLALKSYGSITVVEKGRVGDGASSRAAGIITGLLWSETGILARKISLTRFREMSGELDGYRYQDVGCLNLFDAASWPERERLLPLYDRLGVEYTIMDRTEMAAAWPDLALTGEPVGLFDPLGGYSEPDHYLPALADGCRALGVEIREGCMVSDFIVDGGRMAGVVIDGKRIEANAVVSTVHVWTLKVLETIGVQLPLKSFVHQRYVTAPLPAPVRIPAVNANPYGGYLRPHYGQRLLAGIENPEAPEFHVPGRDFLMSTITPPHGLDEAARENLLPLVPVAGWTDRTGQTDRANHTGHTGWEIEKAGLLSFSADGEPVLGPVERFPGLYVGVAFHSGGFAYNPASGELLAGCVADGRPEIDIGDFSPSRFDPQETEAYNRNRITHGEYSLPGQSRRH